Part of the Paroedura picta isolate Pp20150507F chromosome 3, Ppicta_v3.0, whole genome shotgun sequence genome is shown below.
ACTGGGGATGGCTCAGATTTTCCTCTTCCTGACAGCCCAGCCCCGACACACACATCGTTGGATCTTGGGACAAAAAAGGGATGCTGATTTTTTCATGTTCCCCTGTTGTGGGGCAACTGATGTCCAGAACTGTGCCAGCCTTGAGAAATGCCTGATTCTgtcaggaagtgggaattagcaCTGCGACCAGTCATGTGCTGAACCACTGCAAATTCCTAATGCGGAAGAgatccttgtgaggcaggtggggatgagagaattTTGAGAGCACTGtggccggcccaaggtcactcagcaggcttcatgtagaggagtggggaatcaaacccagattagagtctgtcactcttaaccacaccactctggcccttGATAAGagctttttatatcctgcttttctctatcttaaggagtctTGAAAgggacttacaattgcctacctttcctctcctcacaacagataccttgtgaggtaggtgaggctgagagagccctgagagaactgtgactggcccaagatcacccagcaggctttaagtggaggagtggggaatcaaacttggttctccagattagagtccattgcttttaaccactacacagcaAAATAAGACAAACACTAAGCAGCCTGAATGATATTTATAAAACAGCATTCAGATAGAAGCAGATtataaaacagcttaaaaatatattataccTCTCAGTTAAAATCCTTGGTACAAATAATTTTTTGTCTAATTTCCAAAGGAGAGTAGGGCAAATGCCCAGCAAGCCTCAAGGTTGAAGGCATTGCAGAGGCAaggcaccaccaccaaaaaagccctgccTTTAGTCACCATTTGTCTCACTTCTGCAGATGgtcacagagagcagggcttgaaaAGATTATTTTCTTAACTGCTGGAATGGGCAGTATGGAAGGATGCACTCCCACTTACCTGATAGTCATGGTCAATGGGCTCCACTACAGGATTCCCAATGCGCTTGAGCATGATGGAATAGCAGAGGCATATGGTGAACAGAGGCAACAGATAAACAGCCAAGAAAGTATACAGAATAAAGCTGCGCTCCTGGCTCTTGCTGGTGAAGGCTTCAATACAGTAGGTGCGCAGGCCATACCAGTAGCCGACCTCCGTGCGATGATAGAGAGCCATAGGCAGTGAGAGAATGAAGGAACCTGGTGGCCAAAGACACAGAATTCAGAGCCCTGAAGGACAATGTGTCACCTGCAGAGGTCAAAACCAAACCTGAGCTTAGGGGGAAAACCATTTTGATACTGCATAATTACACTTCTACAGAAGAGGAGACAAGACTGGGAATTACTACCAAGTACCTTACAGAGAACTTGGTATGAAATTCCATACTAAGCTGTTCCGAGGATGCTCAAGATGGATCGGTTAGGATTTAGGTCCAGCCCTGGCTCTTCCACATGAAGGCTCTTGCCTTGGCCCTCTAACTGTGTATGCATGGCTCCTGCTGGCCGCACTCACCAATCCAGATGGCAAAACTGACAGCCATAGCTATGTGGGGGGTTCGGTAACGTAAGGACTGCAGTGGATACAGTGTAGCATAGCAGCGGTCCACACTCATAGCCATCAAAGTGATACAGGTGGCCTGCACTGTTACCTGGTGGGAAACAAGGACACACAAGTGAAATGCTTGGCATTTGTATCCACTGATAGTGAGTTGACCATGTGTACCTCTGAACAGAAAACAAGAATGACCACTGCATGCATACCACTATCTGCATGTTTACAGTCATGCTGTCACACAGACGTCAAACTCACCACCACATCTCCTTGCACACTTAAATACCCCACCACTCAACTCACCTGCTGCAAATAGTTGACAAATTTGCACATGAAGTCCCCAAAAACCCAGCTGGGCAAGGGATAGAGTGTTGCGGTGAAGGGTACACAGCATACTAAGAATATGATGTCAGTAGTAGCCAGGTTTGCTGCAAGAAGCATAGAGATTATGTCACTACAGGACTAGGTCTGGCTGTCAGCCACACCATTTATACCTGAGGATTAGTTGCACCAGATGGGTGAGAATCAAGCTGGCAAAAAGTAGAGGCAAGATGAGGTGAAGAGCACATACAGATGAACTGTAATTACTCAGTATCCACATTCTCCATCCTTGTGGTTCACTTTGCCTACTTAATGCTCAAGTAGGGTACCATTCAATGTAGAGTGTCAATAGAGTGGATTCAACCATCCTCCAAATAGCCTTCCTCCACCTTAAGAAGCTTTCTTCcagcttaagtggctcttcctccaacagGAGAGCCACTTATGCTAGAAGAAGGCACATTAGACTGAAAAAAGGCTTCAGACTTTACTCAGTGGAGTGGGAGGAGAGAGGTAGGATCTATCCCAATATATTCTGAATACTCCAGAATAAATATGTGGTTAAGACCATGTCTCTTATTGTGTCATGTTTCAGTTTAGTTTTGTTCTTATCTCAATTAAAATCTGTATACATTGTACAAATATATGAGCTTCCTTTTCTGTATATTGTGTGTTTTGGGTTTCCTCCACCCCCAGTTTCTTGTAAATGCCATCATTTGTGCAGTTGCTCCAAGGAGCCCATACACACCCCAGTACATTTCATGCAATATATCAAAAACTGGAGGGATCTTGCAATGGGATTGTGAAACTCGGCAAGCTGAATTTGATGATGAGAGGTGGAAGAGGGTCAGCTTTCAGCAAAATAAGTTCAGACAATGGTTGTGCAAGTCTAAATGTTCAGGGGTGAAACAAGAATGATATCAATTCAATCTAACTCTGTCTATGCATTTGACTTAGAACAAAAGTGAACTACGCACATTTCAGTTGCGCAAGAAAATGGAGAATCATATGGATCCTTCCCCTTTAGGTGCCAATTGAACAGCAACACAATGGCCCTTCAGGCAAGCaaacatctagtccaactccaagTAATGATCTGAAGGTTCTTCCCAGGCACTTTTCTCCTTGGCAAAAATCAAGAGGTTGCAGAAAAAATTCTTTTGTCTATCTCTGAGGGGGTGCCATTTTAGGAAAGCTGGGTGGGGTTTCTTAGCATACGTTCACGATTATGGCTCTTTTGTACACAGACAAGCGAGAAAAAGTAAGTGAGTCTTCATGCTACTAAAGATATAGTATGCACGCAGATATtctcattttgtaccagctgctgtTATGTCCTGAAATTATATTTAGTTCCAGAACATAGCATCTTATTATTTGAGGAATATAATATTTGCTATTGGGGGGGAATGACAGAAAATCTTTTGATATTATGATAATACTGATGTTAAATACTCGCAGAAGAATAGGATACAAATGTAATagaattgcaaatatttatttaattattttgctATTGTACTTTCTCCTGTATTCTCAGGTTGACCTGAGAGTGTGTGGTTGGTCAAGGTTACTTAGCAAGCTTCTACagaagagtagggatttgaactttggTCTCCCAGCCCCTAGTCTGTCTGctctcactgtgtgtgtgttgggggggggggcggctgttaggttgcagccaacttatggtgacccaagcAAGGAACTTTcaaagcaaatgagaagcagaggtagtttgtcattaccttcctctgcaaaatcttctttgctggtctcccttccaaatatggaccctgcttaacttccaagatctgacgagattggacTATACCatgctaccctccctccctccgtcccagcTGACCACTGTATAATACATGAGATACATCCCAGGAATTAAGCTTAGCAGGACATTAAGGGCTACCATGATCCATCCATAACTGTATTACAAAGCAATTCTGGAACAGGTTTGTTCTAACCAGCTGTCTGTAAAATCAATACATGAAAATCTTAAACTGCCAGCACCAATATTAGAGAACTCTTTATCTCCTCAACTGCATAGGGAAGGCAGGATCTGATATGACCACATTAATCCCTGGATAATGAAATAGACTTTAAGAAACAATACTATAGCTAATTCACTGCCATATTAACTTTCAATAACTTTTTCTTCCATCAATAGCAGTGAAAAGCCCATGTATAGCAGGGGTCAAAAATGCTCTACAGTAAAATCATAAGCACAGTTACAACTTTCTAAGCATATTGATTTAAGGTTGCGCTTATTTAAAAGCCCTGCCAGGGATCTATGGGTGCCACCTGACAATATCACAAATAGGGGCTGCAAATCAGGACAGAAGAAAATCAGGCAACTGGGCTGGAAGGAGTCTCTTCCTAGGAGTTTAATGGGCGGCATAGTTTAGTGCCTGGGGAGCCGAAGTCCCAATTGTCAGAAAGGCAGGAAGCTACAGGGTAGCCCCAGAAACAAGGAGAGGAGGTGGGTAAGGGGTAGCTGTTTCACTCACCGATGTAGAAGTTGGTGGCCGTGCGCATTTGGCGGTGCTTGCTGATGACATAGATGACCAATGAGTTCCCTGCCAGACCAAGCAGCATGATGAGGGCATAAAAGAGGGGCACAAGCCAGGCATCAGTCAGAAATGGGGGGGAGATATCCTCTCCACTGCTGTTAAAGATCCACAGGTGTGTGCCATCCTCAAGGGCAACTGTGCTGGGCTTGGCACCGCCTGGCAAGGATGTTGGCTCTGCCGTCCATCTGGGCCAGGGCTTTGAAGGCAAAGGCTCAGCATCCATTCAGAGTGGAGTACCAAGGCAGCTTACACTGACAGCCTGTCCCTCTGAGAAGCCTGGCTGGAAAGTCTCTGGTCTTGAAAACAGAAAATTCGTGTGAGGTGCTGAAGCTACAAATGCCCCAAGGATGAGCAGTCTCTTCCTAGTCAAGCAAGTCCATGACATAGATTGTCCTGGTAGAAATGGAGCTTGATCCTGACATAGGCTTAAGAATGCTGACCAAAAGGACAGCTGAATTGCTTCCTCCAGTTTCTGGTCCCCTTATCCTTAGTGGCAGGCAGCGCTGCTGGAAGAGTAGAGGTGGGGTTGGGAGACCACATAGATAGTACCTTTTGTGCCTGCAGGCTGTCTGTTTCCACTGCAATCTTCTGTCTTTCGAAGCTTTCAGAATGTTCTCTCTGTGCCAAAACAAAGCTCATTCCCTCCACGACATGCTGAGAACGCTCAACTTTTGTTTTTCGGCTGACCTTGCTGCCATGAAGGGGGACAGGCTGCTGTGccagctccttctcatcctcctgcCTTCTTTAGCGCATCCCAGGACTTACTGTGACTAATGTTGGTTTCTGAATACAAGAGAGAAACTCGGCAAGCTGAATTTGATGATGAGAGGTGGAAGAggcagttctgattggctctcatgGATGCTGTTTGTAACTGTATCGGGGAGAGGCCTGAGGAAGCAGAAAACAAATGCACATTACAGGGCCCGTCCGAAAGGTGTTGATTCAAGCACAATCTCCCttgcaaactggctcacaaatagCCTCTTCCCATAGGAAGACAAGCATTTGGCATACAGAGAAGAAGAACTAGGAAGATTAGAGACAGGGTTCTGAATTCTTTCTAAAGCTCCGTTAGAGGGTTGGGACATATTGGTGCAACCATATAGCTTGTCACCCATGCACAGTTTTCCTGTATAGGATTGGCTGGGTCCTTATCTCTCTACCGGTTTATTGGGATATTTGGCTAATATAGTAgaattttgcccagtcatagaagcatgatactgagtgcagtaaataattGCAGTAAATCTCCAAAGAAGCATattgcaaaagagagagagagagagagagagagagagagagagagagagagagagtgtaaaattatatttattcaaatagttccagttcacattcaggttaaagtcaaaggaggagagagaagcctaatctgaagaatactttctgtgttatgaatggccagcttgtctggcatcttATGTGTGGGATTATAAGTGCATTGTATCTACAGGACAGCCCGAGAGAGccctgtgtctccatggaaggccatgtgaagcaaGTGAGACCTCTTCTGcacagaggactcacccagccattaTACTGTGCTGTCTCCTGGTGTTTTGCCTTGAGATAGCTGTCCCAATTTTTCCTACAATTGCACATGGAACCTTTggcccactccccactccccacccccaaaatctgtctATCCCCAGATTTTTTCAGCCATGTGCAAAATTCccactgatgtttttttttttaacttttcaatCACTGTCATGTGGAGCAATCTCCCTATCACCTTCCAGCAtcattttgtcacatttgagtGCCCCCTCAAATTCAAAATCttattttttgtgtttttaacaCAAGGTTATTGTGTtgtaataaaaaaattaacatgcTCTCTGAGGTGGATCCACCTTACTGAACCAGAGCCACAGTGTGCAGCCACAGGAAAGCTGCAGGGGTGCCCCTGGGGTCCTCCCATAGCTGCACAGCATGGCTCCAGGCCAGATCAGTGTGGTGGATGGTGGAGCCATGCTGTGGACTAAAGGACAGCCCAGGgagcattatttttatttttagaagaCTGTTATCACTCTTtttaacacactttaaaaaacaggggggggggaggaccaagGTGGCATGGAGAGAACCACAACTGCCTACCTCCCATCCCACCCTGCAGCAGCCTCaagtgctttttcttttaaaggtggGGGAGGTTGTGGGGGGAGGATGCTGGAAGTGATGCTCAGGGTGGGGGACAGTTGCAGGGGCGAGGAAAGCACGCCAGGACAACCCAAGTTTACCTGCATCCACATGGCCCAGCCTCAAATTACATCCCATTGTGTCTCATGGCAAAAAATGGAATGATGCCGGCCAACTGAAATTGTGAATTGGGTCAGCCCTGGGATTGCCCTGAGAGGGACCCAATTCCATGTGGAACAGGGATTTAAAACCATGTGTGGACTAAACAATTTGAGaggacacagagacagagaagggggaggggtaaGAGGGCAGCTCTCAAGTTATGACAAAGTGAGTCATTCCATTCAATGAGATAAAGCCAATACATATGTAGAGTCATAtactgtactcccccccccccccaatgtccaggcatgctgaatcACTCACTCCGAGCCAGTTAACTGTTTTGAGACAGGAATTACACCCTTTCTGTTCTAGCAGAGATTATGTATCAAAACAAGAGCTCCTTGTCTGATTTTCCTGTACTGTAGATACAATGCActtaattctttgacactcaTGTAAGATGTGACTTAATGAattattggtttttttttcttccagcgtttatttattgtttagaaaACTTGCCAGTAAATCAAGCATATTGCCAtggaaaataaaaacagaggCAAACCTTCcttaataaaaacacaaaaaggtCAGATACTTACATTTTTAAGAGGGGTGaaatccttttttattttaaaatgatccaggtctctcctgtagatactAATGCCCTCATCTCCCACAAATATGATGCCAGAACAATTTTCTGGCATTTCCTGATAAAACTGAGGTCCTTTGGATAATGAACAAATCACATATTCATTTTCATTCTTCACCATGACAGGGCAACATTATCATGGTTGGCATGTCTGCCTGAGAAGAAAAAATCATTTCTGATATTTGCAAGTCAATTTCAAATACAACTAACTGCCCTCAGTAAACGaactaattttataatttctttTACCTATAATGGGCATTATTTACCTCAGCTTAACTATAAATAAATTGTGATTAATTAATTTTGGTATTTTTGTTCTAAAAAATATCAACATGCCTTTAATAAATGTCATGCTTTCACCGTAAATTTCTATCTTTTACCCGTAAATATCAACATCAACATTTTACCATAGCAGACTTGAAAATACCTGGAATGATGAATTCCTTATGTTTCTTATTATTTAGTTTAACATTAAAAGAGTTCTTTATGgccattaaaataattttattctaaATCTTGCCTTTGGTTTCTTcttactctcccccctcccagctacaTGCTACTAATAACTTTCTCACTTTGCTTTTGGGATGGTGAGAagtcttttcttccttttgtatCGATTACTGCAGGTGTCTGCATAGAGCTGAACTGTACAAAGGAGTACTCTCGGGAGGGAGTTGGAAATCTACATGAAACATTATAATGATTTCCTTTCCTCCTGCCAACAAATACTGCGATTTAACAATAATAGATTTTAGTGTAATTGCACCttggaaaccaacaagatttttaggatataagcttttgagagtcaaagcgcCCTCCATCAcattggaatatacaagatctgtaatgtgcatggcTGAGCAGAGTATGGGGAATGTATTGCAGGtacagaggagatgtgtagttagcatgttTAGATTGGGAATCTcatctgtgtcctgattggctcaaatggagacttcctgctgctttgagaACACTttttccctgtttgccttcacgGCAGACAGAATGAACAAAATAGACAGGCAGTTAGGaatgtctctctcctctccttttctaaACAAAGTCagtttttttccaaaataaaactattttattctttcaagcagCTTGGGGTTCTCtcacatatttaaattctgccaacacatCAGACACATGTTGGAATGTAGATCTGAGTCTTTCTATGGAATCTTTTACAAGCATTCTTCACAACCTTCTGAATGGGATGAAAAGACTCAGATCTCCATTTCAACATGCGAGGATTTGAATGGAGATTCCCCTGATCTTGTCTAACAATACTCCGCTGGTATCCATTTTTTCCTAATTGTCCAGAAAATacattttatcccacccttcttccaaggggctatggatggcatgattctcttggcagactggggatttaaaatctgggtcttccaggtcctaAGCTAGGTTGGCacactaacccagcctttctcaatttttttccattgagaaaccccctgaaatgttcttcaggcttcaagaaacgctagaagtggtgccatcatgcaaaatatggttgggaatcatagctgtatacatgcctacccggggcccctccccttcctaccccctgcagggccatcattggccatttggggaggggtgtctgtgggttgacataaccatatgtggtcataaaGGTTATTTTGATGGCCCATCCCTTCTAGATGGATTCTGTAGTATTAAATAGTATTTGACCTGCACAATTGCTTCTAGTGTATATACTCCCAAGCCACTTAGGCCTGATTTAAATGTAATACACTGTCAAGCCAAAAGAATTCACCGGGGCAAGTTTGCACTAATATACTTTCTCATTGAAACTAGGCTGCTTTTTAAAGCACCTATAGGTGTTGCATTAGCACATCAGCACAGCACGTACCTGGACTATAGACCACTGGTGTGCTCACTTAGTGTATATAACTGCACTGTTACCTGGTGGGAAACAAGGTAGCAAGCCAGATTAAAGGAGACTCTGTGTGAGTGCAAAGTCTCACAGACGAGGTCTCTTTTGCCTTGCCATCATATTGGCCTGCACTCAGTAACAATTATTCTTTCCCCAATAACTTCAGGTTTACTAATGGGGAATGGATTTATAATCATCCAGAAATCATCCCCAGGAAGAAGCATCTCTCCTCTATTTAATGCCTTCTGAAGAGGTTGGTATGGTTGGACTGGCTGATATAAAAATgtccaagtgtttttttttaattggcttgaTATCACAAAATCGATTCTGGAGGGGGATGAGTGTCACCCTCATCTCCTTTAAGGCCTTGTAATTTCACCTCCTTCATCTGTGAATAACTGCTGCGAAatctttattttttcccctctctgtgATCTATCTTAAAGAGCTTTTCAAAGGCCTCTTCATGCCAATATCATGGTGACATGCTGTCCTAAAGACCTCTATATTCACAGAAGCACCATAGACACAGAAGTACATGAAGATAGAGAAACAGACACATTTATAATAAAAGAGTATATAAAAGGATGCCTAtagaacagagagaaaaaggagagaagggagcaACATAGAAGAGAACAAAGCTGTATTATCTTTTGCTATTTTagtccctttcttcttctctttctagaGATTTATTTTcttgctcccttcctttctcctcagaCTGCTTAGTGGCAACACTGATGTCTATcatatagggctgccaggtctcccctggccaccatCAGGGGATAAGGGAGTAGGGTTCACAGATccaggtgggaaactcctgggaatttgagactggagcctggggaggacaaagacctcattggggtacaatgATATGGAGTCCAtactccaaagcttccattttctccagactaactgatctgtgtagtctagagaggagctgtaattccagggcatcttCAGGTTcctcctggaggctagcatccctattaTCATCTGAAGATGTAtagtaattccaggatatctccaggtcccatccaTCACAACCAATCCTTAGGACCCATAAACATGTATGTCCAGAATTAGGATAGATCTTTCTACCTATTGCTTTCTGATGTTAGGCTCAATTTAAACAACCAAAGTATGACCCAAAACTAAGTAAAGCCCTGCAGATCTTTGGGTTAGTCTCACATCAGTGTTTTAAATCTGAGTCATAGCAAATTAATAATCAATCCTAAATATATGTACCAGAATACCTGTTGGAGATATCAATATAGCTTCTCTACAACACTGGTATATCTTCATATTTTATCATGTGGCTCTAATGGTGCTGTTTTAAATGACCCATCCAAAGCACTTATGTTCTGGCCTAGTGTACTATATGCTTGAAGCgaatttgctcaaaaggaaagggTACCTGCTTGCCCAACTGAGCCTACTTCCACCTGTTGAAACTCAGCATCTATAGCATTCTTGTAGTGAAATATTCAGCAACCTGACCTGAACATCCTTCACTATCCTTTCCAGATAGTGTTGGTAAATAATACTCCTCTTACTTGGGAGTAGGatgctccatagcattatggcAGTTCCACAATGGGCTGAATGTATGAAACAACAAGGCAATGGTCAAAATTACAAGGTACTGTAAAGTGGGAGTCGTCAACCCCCGGTTCTTGGCCAAGtaccgtggcccagtaccgagccgcaaaggccacagtaccgggccaccggcagctgctcctgcctccccccccccccacacagcgagAAGCAGCCGCTTCACACGCGGCCCAACTAGCTTCTCgctgtgagagggaggggaagaggcaggcgcagccgcctgCACGCTGCCGATGCATAAGTGCATGCACatagttgctgcgcatgcacatttgcatcccctgctggcaaaaacgtgcatgcgtggtaattctgtgcatgcacgtttgcgccccctgctagcagaaacgtgcatgcgtggcaattcTGTGCAggcacgttagcgccccctgctggcaaaaacgtgcatgcatggcaactgtgAATGCACGTTTGTGCGCAGCTGCCGCGCGTGCTCGGCGCGCGTGCTCAGCGCCCGGGCCATCGGCTCTGccccaccccggaggcggtccccgacctcaaaaagcttggggaccactgctgtaaaggacaAACAGTCCAGCTTCATAAGAAATAACGACCAGTACAAAACTGGTTTTGGTTTTCAGAGCAGCTCTGCTGATAGGAAGGACAAGATTTAATATGAAAGATACAGATCTGTCTTCTGAAAAACTTAATCTACCATAAAAGTCATCTCCTAAATAAGAACAAATCAACATCTCAATTTTAAATTGAAGCCCACTAAATCTATTTTCCTTGCAAGGATGGTCAGATCAGGGCCAtgatctagattagcgatccccaacctgtggtccgcggaccacatgtggtccgtcgactaattggaggtgggccccgaaggacgccttctccccccccccctttacaacacacttcgagtgtcattgtctctcatcactcccagatgggactatctcgttgcagagaaacaagctcagggttcccattgatttgtcaatgtcatgagttaaaatttccatgaaaataaaatgttccttatgttcattgttgtggcgtgtctgtatcttattttgaagggatgtttaaacattaccatagcgatcagagagcattagggcagtggttgagaggagaggagtaaactaccccccccccaggcctcagtaaaattgtcaagcgttgagtggtccccggagataaaaaggttggggaccactgatctagatatcTGGAAAATTCAGGGCTACAATAAAGGCTGATCCAAGGCTGATTCtgaacttactttgttttttccattgtggaaatTCAGATTCAGTCCTCCCCAGCCCTGTTTTGTTTGGAGCCTAAAACTTTGTGATTTGTGGCATGAAATGAACTGTGCTTTCTGATTTTATTCCTATCCCTAGTCTAAACCAGACATCTGCTGCAGAGCTGTTTCAAGGGCTTCTCAGAATTCCTCATAAAGGAGACTACATCCTGCACCAAGTCTGCAGGATTACTTTCAGCATAATTACCTGCCTCCCAAAGCTCTTTTCTGACTCAGATCTAA
Proteins encoded:
- the LOC143831303 gene encoding G-protein coupled receptor 54-like isoform X2, with protein sequence MDAEPLPSKPWPRWTAEPTSLPGGAKPSTVALEDGTHLWIFNSSGEDISPPFLTDAWLVPLFYALIMLLGLAGNSLVIYVISKHRQMRTATNFYIANLATTDIIFLVCCVPFTATLYPLPSWVFGDFMCKFVNYLQQVTVQATCITLMAMSVDRCYATLYPLQSLRYRTPHIAMAVSFAIWIGSFILSLPMALYHRTEVGYWYGLRTYCIEAFTSKSQERSFILYTFLAVYLLPLFTICLCYSIMLKRIGNPVVEPIDHDYQGFYHHFQANYETYKIKTWANCMSYANSSLNPIVYAFMGDSFRKSFKKAFPFLFRQRVQDNGMNSGCHNAELKLVT
- the LOC143831303 gene encoding G-protein coupled receptor 54-like isoform X1: MDAEPLPSKPWPRWTAEPTSLPGGAKPSTVALEDGTHLWIFNSSGEDISPPFLTDAWLVPLFYALIMLLGLAGNSLVIYVISKHRQMRTATNFYIANLATTDIIFLVCCVPFTATLYPLPSWVFGDFMCKFVNYLQQVTVQATCITLMAMSVDRCYATLYPLQSLRYRTPHIAMAVSFAIWIGSFILSLPMALYHRTEVGYWYGLRTYCIEAFTSKSQERSFILYTFLAVYLLPLFTICLCYSIMLKRIGNPVVEPIDHDYQQVQHLSERSAAVRAKISKMVVVIVLLFTICWGPIQFYLLFQGFYHHFQANYETYKIKTWANCMSYANSSLNPIVYAFMGDSFRKSFKKAFPFLFRQRVQDNGMNSGCHNAELKLVT